caccttatggtttaattgctaatttagtcctttaGCTTTTCTTTAGTGTATAATTagaattttattctttattcaatctagtccttatacctaattaaccttatttaagctaaatttacttaattaaaatctaattaacctctcacttaatttcataaatatttcaaataaatatttacgaatctaattTTCAAAATCGAAGACCCAAAAATCGATGAccttaaaatttgggtcgttacaaatTCCCTCACTCCCAAGTAAACCAAACCCCCGAATATCCCACGTCTATTAGTTGACATTCTTCCAAAGCCCTGCAGAAAGCTTCCATTCTTTTCTCCTCTCTCGGTTGACCTCTGCTCTTTTCGAATGAATACATTATTTCGTTAAAATCACTACATATCAGCCATGGGTGATTATGATCCTGACCCAACTTCCTTAGTAAGTTCCAAAAATCATCCTTATTGGTAGCATAAGACGATCCATAAAACCTTGTAAATCTCCACTCTTCATTGACATTGTCCCCTTTTACAATCACATCAATATGGCTTTTTGAGAAATTGTTTAGGCAAACCGTAATTCCTACTTTCCATTCCATAGAAATTCTACCTCTATAACCTGCTGCTCCTACACCGATTCCATTCTCAAAACCACATCTCCTCCTGATTTTTTCCATGCGCTTTACATCTATTTTGGTCTCCATAAGAAAGACCATTTGGGGTTTATGTTGCTTCAGCAAATACCAAAGCCTTTTCACTGCCCGTGGACTCCCTAATCCACAGACGTTCTAACAAATGGTTTTCATTATGTCCGGTTGGCTTGTCCATTGGCAGCCGTCGATCTATTTTGGTTGGTAAAACAATCATGCTAGAGAGTTTCTACTTGCAGATTTATATTTTTCACAATATGAAAATCTTGATCatcatattttattctttttgctTCCTTTTTATAGTATATTCCTTTGTCGTCATCTTCAATTTCTAACTCCTCCGGTTTTCTTTTCCTCAAAATACTCTCACCATTAGCCATGTCCGTCTCTCTAGTTGCCTCAACTCTCTTCCAGCTCGATTTCTTTGCTGGTTTTAAAAGACCTGCGCAATTATTGTTTACCCCACATTCGTTTTCTTCCATAACTTTCGCTTCCTCTTATATTATTATTGCTTCCTCCATTCCTGTGGATTGTGAGTTATCTTGGATTTTTTGGCCCATCTCACTTCTATCCCTCTCTTAAAAAATTTGCTCTGAGATTTTCTCTATAGCACTTGTATATGAACATTGCATCTGCATTTTCTTTGAAATAGCATTAAGCTTTAAACTCTATTTTCCAACAAAATTGACTTCTACTTTTAATGCTAAAGAATAATGAGGACcatctctaattttattttttctacaaGTGTAAACGTGAGGCATTCATTGGGCCCATGCCCTATCCTTCCACAGCCAAAACAAGAAGttggtaatttttcatatttaaatgggaTCCAGGACTTACTTTGATTTTCTGTTGAGATGAAAATACCCTTGCGTAACGGTTTTTGCACATTTAACTGAACTCTAAGTCGATAGAAATCACCATTAATTGTAGATCTCAGAACACCTCCAAAAGTAACCCCAATAGCATGCATTAAATCTTTTTTATCAATTTCTGGTAGACATGGGCCGATCTTAACCCAATATGGAGATGAATTAAGCCGAATTCGACTCCTCTCTATCGATTTAGTCAACTGATCAAACAACATTAAATTTTTCCGAAACAATCAAGGCTGCCCCTCCATAATTATCTCCAGATCTTCTTCACCTTcaaacactatcaataataaattcTGCCCTGCCAATTGGATCTCAAACCTTTTCCTTGTCTTCCATATATTTTTCATCTGTGCCCTAAAGCTATCTGGATTATAGGATTTTTTGTCCATATAGTGCAAAGTAGGGTTGGCTTATCACTGGGTGCCACCATCGAGCTTTTAACTGATAACTGAATGAATTCTTCTGCCAAAAGGGAGATCTCCTCTCCTGTGAACCCCTCTTCGCCACCACTTTCCTTCATCCCAAGCCGCATAAAGACCTGTTCTTGCTAGGATGCTAAGGAAAGCACTCTTGACTAGGGTTTAATTTACTATCTAAAATTGCATTGAAGCATTTTCTAAATCCAGCACTCTTAACAATTTTAAACTTGAGGTAGGTCTAATCACTTGataaatatttgtattatttatgatttagcaatggtttttatttaatctctaagtaaatattttgatgagtctcaataatcattatattttgctcaaaatttcAAGTTATTTGTGTATTTGTTTAatgatgtatatttttatttcttttatctttGATGTAGGGAAAGATGCCACAAGGAGAGGCCGGAATTTGGAGGAGCAAGAACTACCAACCCTCTCATCTTAGACAACTTTTACTTCAACTGCGGTTAGCTGAACAGTTAATCGAATCAAACtagtattaattgaattaatcaaaCTTTTTAATCGTTTAACCATTAACCaaaccattttttttgttaaaacaagtataaaacatatcaattttttttataatgtttatttgACCAAATAAAAACTACATAtcatttgtattattaattattaagttcaatTAATTACCCGATTTTGTATCGAATTAACCAATaaccaaacttttaaaaaatcattaactgACCTTCAACTGAATTAGATCGATTAACTAACTGATTAATCAACTTAAATTAGTTCGATCAGTTAATTTAGTTTTAACCGAAATTTAAATGCccctaatttttaataaattttcaatttgaatgagaaaaagaataaaataattaaataattaaataaataggaAACATTATAAATTGGACATTTACATCTTTATTAATTTCAATTGTGGTGAGTTTTATGTGATATATGTATAATTCATTGCAATCTTAGATTTCATTGTGATATTTGTAGAAACCATTAATCGGATATAAAATTTGGCTTATAACTTGTTCAAATTTATTCCAACATAATAGGCAAATGGTTGATAAATAATCACAGTATACTTGGTTTACTATTAgtctttaaataataataattacttttATTACACATTCTCACGTAATTCATTACATTGTAACTTAATTAATATTCCTATAAAAAagaatcatacatatcatgtattttctttttcaaattctaaaatattcGTCTTTGTTACAAAATatctttaatttcaaaattttaagattttaaaagttttaagtgAGTTACATTATTTagctcataattttttatttaaaaatagaaataaaaatatatttatatatatttattaataaaattaaaatctggaaacacaaaattatatttttaatatttaaataataataactcgAATTTAATTGAGAGAAGTACTGACTTCAATCCTTTGTTGGTAATGTTAACATTATCTCCCTGTAATTAGGGTTTGGTTGAGAGATGATTGTAAAGTAAGTGactcaaatttataaaaagaacatattatattttaaatgctattgaaagaaaaaaggaaaggaatCCACTTAGCGCATTAAACACTTCATTACTTGAAAATGGAGAAGGGTTTAAGAAAAACCTCGCCTTTATTTCTTGACGAAAAAGCCAGGTTTCTTTGCTGCCACTAGCGCTcctcaagctttcaagcttcttcctttttcttctttacgATCAATCCAAAAAATACAAGCAGATGGATAAAATGAAGATAGAAGAGGTTCAATCAACGGCCAAAAAGCAAAGAATCGCTACTCATACTCACATCAAAGGCCTTGGTCTCGATGTATTCTCTTCATTCCTTCCtcccctttttaaaattttttttctgagCTTAAATGTTTTGCATTTTAGTGTATTTCTGCAATATTGTTGTAATTGTCAgcattttgaagttttttttttgagcCATGGAAATTTACCTTTTcttggttttagggttttaagctTAAATAGTCAACTGTTAATTCAATTACTGGAGATTTGTTGTTAATGGTATACTTTTTCAGTTTTAGAGTGGACAGAAATATAGTTTTAACTTAAATTGAATGTCCAGAAATggagataataataaatattgaactaACTAATTCTCAATTACGGACTATGGAAAGAATTGGATGGCTTTTGAGGCGTAGATTTTTGTTAATTGTATGAGTTTTCAATGCATATATGAGTTGAATAAGTGgttttttttcatgtattttcaCTATGAAGTTTCATTGATAGAACATAGTAATTTGCTTATATATTCTGAACCATATCTTTTGCTTTCATTCACTTGTTGTTTTTACTGGAAAAATTGAAATCTATGCTTACctttttgaccaatttcaaaACTTTACGAgcatttcttttcctttgtttACCAGCCCACTGGAAATGCCGTTCCTTTGGCTGCAGGTTTTGTGGGGCAAGCAGAGGCAAGGGAAGCAGCTGGTCTTGTGGTGGATATGATAAGGCAAAAAAAGATGGCTGGCCGTGCACTTTTGCTGGCTGGGCCTCCCGGTACTGGGAAAACAGCTTTGGCCTTAGGAATTTCCCAAGAGCTTGGGAGCAAGGTTCTCGTTgtcttttccctttatttttgaATGTATTTGAAATTTGCATTATTGTATGCCAGTTCTTTTGGAGGGATTGGCAATTTTTTTCTATATGTGTTCCTCTTACATTATTTTCAGGTTCCATTCTGTCCAATGGTTGGATCTGAAGTATACTCTTCAGAAGTAAAGAAAACTGAAGTTTTGATGGAAAATTTCCGACGGGCTATTGGTCTACGCATCAAGGAAAATAAAGAGGTCTATGAAGGAGAGGTAAGTTACACCTAATGGCAATTCTTTATCCctgattttatttgattgttttctCTTTGGACTGCTGGGATAGACCCTGAATCCTAGCTGTTCTTGTTTCAGGTTACTGAACTCTCTCCTGAAGAAACAGAGAGCGTAACAGGTGGTTATGGTAAGAGCATTAGCCACGTAATTATTGGATTGAAAACTGTCAAAGGAACAAAGCAACTGAAGTTGGACCCTACAATTTATGATGCCTTGATTAAAGAAAAGGTAAGCCTTTAAGTTTCTCTGCATTATTATGTGGAAAAGATTGTTCAAGTTTTTATTTTCTGGCTTTTTCTAAACTGTATGAGGCACTATAGCGTATAAAAATATTTGTCTCTTTCCTTAGGGACCTTTCGATGGTTATGTTTTTTATCTGCCTAAGAGTTTTGGCTTCGATTTGAAATCTTGTGAGGTTTTTAACTTGACTGGCAGGTAGCTGTTGGAGATGTTATATATATTGAAGCAAATAGTGGAGCCGTTAAAAGGGTGGGCAGAAGTGATGCTTTTGCCACAGAATTTGACCTTGAAGCTGAAGAATATGTGCCGCTTCCCAAAGGAGAAGTTCACAAAAAGAAGGAGATAGTGCAGGTTTGACGCTACTGATATTATGCTTTTCCCTGTAGTTCCCTTGGCATTTATTCTGTAATATATTCTGTTTGGCCTTGAAGACTTGTTTCTGCTTATATTTTTATACTGATGGGCTTGGACGTTTTCCTACTTTGTCAACAAGTCTTGTTTGTATATATTAATGACCATTATCATCGTCCCTTTGATTTCATATGAGAAGTGAGGATTCTTTTATGAATTTTCTTACCAACATTTTGCCAATTACAAACTGTTATTTGTTTGCTTAATAGTTGCAACCCACTTCATGAAGAAACAAGGGAAAACAAATCTATGAATTTGATGCCTTCTGCATTTGCCTGATATGTTACAAATATGCTTTGGTGGGCTTGGTGTCATTTCCCTTTCTCTGGTTCTAAATTTATTGGTTTTCTACCCATGCtgaaattcattaaaaaacaaaaagaagctTTCTATTTTCTTCACCACCAGGATGTAACATTACATGATTTGGATGCTGCTAACGCACGACCTCAAGGGGGCCAAGACATTTTGTCTTTAATGGGTCAGATGATGAAGCCCAGGAAGACAGAAATCACTGACAAATTACGACAAGAAATAAATAAGGTATTATTTTCCAAACACATTTGGCATCCACCTATATGATGAATTTTTTGTGGACAATCTGTGGGAGTAGTCTTTTACCAATGCTATAATTTCTGTGGGCAATAGCCATTAGTAGGAGCCCTGCAAACTTCACTTAACTCTATATGTATCTTATTTTTCTTGTTAAGTTTTTAGAATTTTGCTTGTATCTTTTATGTGGTTTAGAAAATGGTAGGATCATAATATTTTAAAAGCAATGAAAAAACAATATGCCTTATTGAAAAGATTGAGATTTACCTCATTCTGCACCCCAATCATAATATTGAACAACTCCAGAGTGAAACAGATGAATTGATGCAAATTTAATGTGATTGAATTTCATTACCTGCCATGGTTTCCCATAATAGGTTTATGTTTTTTCATCCCTTCTTGTATGAGTAAATCCTCAAATCCTAATGGTTTAAATCTTACTTTTTAACTCTCTTCAGCTAGTTGGTGGCTTATTTTATGCTCCCTAGAAGCTATAGCTATCCTGCATGGACGTGACATTAAGAGTCATATGGATTGGTTATTCAAGTTGGTTCAAGCTTATGATTTGGATTTTGAACTTGGCCTCTAGGCTAAATTCTTTGCTAGAAAAATGGCATGCCTTTTGATTGAAATGACAATGTTATTTGTGCCAGGTTGTTAACTGGTATATTGATGAAGGTGTGGCAGAGCTTGTCCCAGGAGTTCTATTCATTGATGAGGTTGAGTTCTTTCCTGCTTATGATACATGTCCTTCGATGCAAGGATACAATATGTATTTTTCTGTTTATGTGCATGCACATATTTAGATCGAAGATATTTATCATGACCTGTGCACATGTTAAGCACATTTGCACATCGGGCTTGCTTATGCTTTCCAAGTCATGATTTGCAGGTTCATATGCTGGACATGGAGTGTTTTTCATACTTGAATCGTGCTTTAGAGAGCTCACTATCTCCAATAGTAATTTTTGCTACAAATAGAGGAATATGTAACGTAAGGTAATGAAAATTGTTTCTGAGCCatatgaatttttggtttatcgTCTGTTCTTTTAATCACATCTATATAACTTTACCTCAAATACAAGATGAGCTATTATTCTAATCATCTGGACTTAGTTTCAGTACTTCAGATCCTAGTGAAACAATGTCATTGGTTTAGTCTTGTTTTCTATAAATCATAGCATGCAGAAATAGCTTGATGCAACAATAATATCAACCCTAAAGGGTTTTGGTTATTGGGGACAATTTTTTCTTGTATATATTCAGAATTTAGGCTCTCATAATTGAGGAGCAGTGGTAGGTTGAAACATAAATGTGATACAAAATTGAGATGTTCACACAGAATTTAGGCTCTCATAATTGAGGAACAGTGATAGGGTTAGCATAAATGTCCCAGGCTTGAAATTTAAGAATCAAAATGAGTGATCTTCTGCAAGATTGTTTTTTTCTGGGAATACCTGAAGATAAATTTCATATCAGCTGTTATATTTTTCGGTTGGCATAGTTTTTACATGTTCATTTTCCTTGCATAATGTTGAATATCTTCTACAACATGATTTCTTTTTTGACATGAAGATGGAACTTatgtcaatttttatattttataatatattctACATTGCTTATGCATTGCCTGATTGGTTTGATTCTAGTTTGTGAAAAATGAATATGCATTTTGCAGGGGTACTGATATGAATAGTCCTCATGGCATACCTGTTGACTTATTGGACAGATTGGTGATCATCCGCACACAGATATATGGTCCTTCAGAAATGATACAAGTTAGGGCCTGGTTATATGTAATTTTTGACATCGGCATTTTGTTATTTGTGGCAAGCATCAAATGAAAACTCAGCCAAAATTTTCACTTATTTGGTGTATGCAGATTTTAGCCATCCGTGCACAGGTGGAAGAACTGGCTGTGGATGAAGAAAGTCTGGCGTTCCTCGGAGAGATTGGACAAAGCACATCTTTAAGGTCAGGTTTAAAATATAGATTTACTCCACTATCAGTTGCACTTTTCCAACTTGAAGCATACTTACATGTTACTGTTTCTTCAGGCATGCAGTTCAACTGTTATCACCTGCTAGCATTGCGGCAAAAATGAATGGTCGAGACAACATATGCAAGGTAATTAAATATTCAGAAGAAGCTGTTTTTCATGATTGTTTACTTATCATCAATGCAAGGAGTAAATGTGAATCCGTTATTATGTATTTGTTTTTAGGCGGATCTTGAGGAAGTGAGCAAGCTATACATAGATGCCAAGTCTTCGGCAAAAATTCTTCAAGAGCAACAGgaaaaattcatttcatgataATCCTATTTTTATATCTTCTTTCCTCTTGCCCTTCAGTTTTAGGTTGAATTTTGTTGTGCATTGTTTTCTCTCAGTTGGACAATTGATCATTAGTATGTGCAATGCAAGatgattaaatgatttattattgatTTGCTTTAAGACATCTAGGGTTCTTTGAACAACCTCATGTCTCAGGCCAGGTAAATCACATATAAAATGCAACCAACTCCTCTCCACCGTTATAAGAAGTAGCAGAGGTGTCATAGAAAACGGCTGAAGCTTTGAACCACGGTAGCTCCAATGTTAAGGTTGGAGGTGTCGCCACCCTGGAAAACCTCAGCAAAGAGCGGTCCGTCAGGTTGTGGGGTGGCATAGAGTTATCAATGTTGGAATCAGAAATTAATCCTGTTAACTTTTAATTATAACAAAAAAGGGTTTACATGTGCTTGAATATAAAACCAATTTTGTCATCAAgctttgtaaaacttgcatttgATAGAAGGTGAAAATCATATTGTTATGATTGGGTCGGTAGTAAAGAATTCGAAGTCTTTTTAAACAAAGTTTTCTGAAAAATCATTTTTGGAGAGTTTTGACattaaattgagtaaaaaatGGAGAAAACCAAAAGTCAGTTCGAATTGTACtgtttagtttagtttagttttattaaattaaaaaataaataaattcagttttggtttggtttggtttggttattATTTGGTTATTGGTTTTATTATAGGAACTGAAttgaattcttttatttatttattatttttaaaacaaaaaataaatattttatacaaaatagtaaaaaataattttaaaatttctaaaaataatgaATTGAACCGATTTGAAGTaataaaattgggtttaattCGATGCTCTTGAGATTGAGTCAGATTATGGTTGGATTTTTCAAACCTAAACCGTTATCCCTCAGTTGAGAGTTGAATGCAACTACAGAAGAtgttagtgaaaaagaaaaaatattatcaGTGTTTAAAATAAATCCTGAACAACGGGATTAAGCAATGGAAGAACCTTGAGGAGAGCGGTGGAAGACGTGACAACCTACGAgtaaagctcaaattgacttgaTGAACCCTTAAACGCGGTGATGGAGGTCTAATCAAGTACTTTAATGGTACGATACTATTATCATATCCCTAACCTCAAACGTAACGCAACGCCACGTGACGATACAGGTCCGTACCAACTGTCAAAACAATCTGTCCTTCACTTGTCCCACAATCAGACATCACATCACATCACATCAC
This window of the Gossypium hirsutum isolate 1008001.06 chromosome A09, Gossypium_hirsutum_v2.1, whole genome shotgun sequence genome carries:
- the LOC107889188 gene encoding ruvB-like protein 1 isoform X2; amino-acid sequence: MDKMKIEEVQSTAKKQRIATHTHIKGLGLDPTGNAVPLAAGFVGQAEAREAAGLVVDMIRQKKMAGRALLLAGPPGTGKTALALGISQELGSKVPFCPMVGSEVYSSEVKKTEVLMENFRRAIGLRIKENKEVYEGEVTELSPEETESVTGGYGKSISHVIIGLKTVKGTKQLKLDPTIYDALIKEKVAVGDVIYIEANSGAVKRVGRSDAFATEFDLEAEEYVPLPKGEVHKKKEIVQDVTLHDLDAANARPQGGQDILSLMGQMMKPRKTEITDKLRQEINKVVNWYIDEGVAELVPGVLFIDEVHMLDMECFSYLNRALESSLSPIVIFATNRGICNVRGTDMNSPHGIPVDLLDRLVIIRTQIYGPSEMIQILAIRAQVEELAVDEESLAFLGEIGQSTSLRHAVQLLSPASIAAKMNGRDNICKADLEEVSKLYIDAKSSAKILQEQQEKFIS
- the LOC107889188 gene encoding ruvB-like protein 1 isoform X1, with the translated sequence MDKMKIEEVQSTAKKQRIATHTHIKGLGLDPTGNAVPLAAGFVGQAEAREAAGLVVDMIRQKKMAGRALLLAGPPGTGKTALALGISQELGSKVPFCPMVGSEVYSSEVKKTEVLMENFRRAIGLRIKENKEVYEGEVTELSPEETESVTGGYGKSISHVIIGLKTVKGTKQLKLDPTIYDALIKEKVAVGDVIYIEANSGAVKRVGRSDAFATEFDLEAEEYVPLPKGEVHKKKEIVQDVTLHDLDAANARPQGGQDILSLMGQMMKPRKTEITDKLRQEINKVVNWYIDEGVAELVPGVLFIDEVHMLDMECFSYLNRALESSLSPIVIFATNRGICNVRGTDMNSPHGIPVDLLDRLVIIRTQIYGPSEMIQPKFSLIWCMQILAIRAQVEELAVDEESLAFLGEIGQSTSLRHAVQLLSPASIAAKMNGRDNICKADLEEVSKLYIDAKSSAKILQEQQEKFIS